The sequence below is a genomic window from Brevibacillus laterosporus.
AAAACAAATGGCACGGTTAATATCAGGATCTTGTAGAGCTTTGAACAGATCAAACATGCCAACTTTATTCTCTTTTGCACTTGCTTCTTCTGCTTTTTGCAAACCATGAGTAACACTTGCCACTAGCTTCTTGGTCATCTCTGGTTCTAATTCAGATAAAGCGTCCGTTAACGCCATGACGTTGTTAATCGACTTGGTTACGTTTGGCTTTACCAATTGCTTAATTGCGATGCCTGCCATCTTTTCCTTGCTTTGAACCATAGACTGTACAGTTTCTAGAACTCCTGCTTGATGTAGTTCATCTAACAGTTTTACGGATTGACGAATACTTTGAGCATGCATGGCAAGCTCTTCTTTAAGTTGAGTAAGTTGCAATTCCTGATTCTCTTCTTTTGTTACAACTGGTTTAGCTATTTTTGAAATTGGTCTGGCCATTATTGCTTCCCTCCTGCTACGTTCACATCAGCAATGGGGTCATAATCAGTCCGTGCCCATTTGCGTTCCACCTGAACACCCAACTGTGGATTTCGTTTGGCATTACGTGGATTATTTTTTGGCAATGGATTCTGGCCATTCTGCTCAAGCACTTCCATGCGCACCTTGGTTTGTTTATAGGCTGGTGTTTGCGTCCGTATATCTACTGCATTACCTGTTAGGATATTGATGGCATTGTCACAACTGACTGAGTTCATCGGGACGTATAGCTCTTTTCCTTGTACTCGTTTAGTCACGACGGCCCGTAACTTGATGGCTCCATATGGAGACACTAATCGTACCAAGGAGCCATCTTTTATTCCCCGCTCACAAGCAAGATCTGGTGGAACCTCGACAAATACTTCTGGCACTTTATATTGAATACCTTTCGATTTATTAGTCATATTCCCTTCATGGAAGTGTTCTAATAAACGTCCGTTATTAACTACAAGATCAAATTCCGCTGGATAGGCAACAGGTGGTACATACTCTACCAAGGAAAGACGAGCCTTGCCATCAGGAAAATTAAAGCGATTGATGTAGAGTAACGGTTCGTCTGTTCCATCTGGCAACACAGGCCAAATCAAACTGTTCCAGTCTTTCAACCTTTCATAG
It includes:
- a CDS encoding DUF1641 domain-containing protein: MARPISKIAKPVVTKEENQELQLTQLKEELAMHAQSIRQSVKLLDELHQAGVLETVQSMVQSKEKMAGIAIKQLVKPNVTKSINNVMALTDALSELEPEMTKKLVASVTHGLQKAEEASAKENKVGMFDLFKALQDPDINRAICFGLNMLKGVGESLKEQEKEK